One stretch of Mycobacterium riyadhense DNA includes these proteins:
- a CDS encoding integrase catalytic domain-containing protein, with the protein MASRGEITTKYAKAYVKASKKDKGLILDQVMSVTDWSRDNARRRLTGAAKRRAGTGRGVAARPRKPRTPKYSYDALKVLQRVWAASGGQCGKYLAASMALQLDGLQRHGELVFGRDRYSPKVRQELLAMSAASIDRYLKTAKAKDQISGVSTTKPSPLLRNSIKVRRAGDEVDTEPGFFEGDTVAHCGPTLKGEFARTLNLTDVHTGWVFTRTMRNNAHTHVLAALRKAVIEIPYAVTGLDFDNGTEFLNKPVINWAGDKGIYFTRSRPYKKNDQATIESKNNHLVRKYAFYYRYDTPEERAVLNRLWRLVNDRLNYLTPTIKPIGYTSTADGRRRRCYDAPQTPLDRLLAAQVLSPAQRAELIAYRDSLNPAEIGREIADLQNRLVLLAKQKTEQLYLASIRTALPDIRKGVRIKASRTAPRFRGHSYVRH; encoded by the coding sequence ATGGCGTCTCGGGGCGAGATCACCACGAAGTACGCCAAGGCGTATGTGAAGGCGTCGAAAAAGGACAAGGGGCTGATTTTGGATCAAGTGATGTCGGTGACGGACTGGTCACGCGATAACGCCCGCCGGCGGCTTACAGGAGCGGCGAAACGGCGGGCCGGGACGGGCCGCGGGGTCGCTGCACGGCCCCGTAAGCCGCGGACCCCGAAGTACTCCTATGACGCGTTGAAGGTGCTGCAGAGGGTGTGGGCCGCTTCGGGTGGGCAGTGCGGGAAGTACCTGGCCGCCTCGATGGCGTTGCAGCTCGACGGGTTGCAACGGCACGGCGAGTTGGTGTTCGGGCGTGACCGCTACAGTCCCAAAGTGCGCCAGGAACTGCTGGCGATGAGTGCGGCCAGCATCGATCGTTATCTGAAGACCGCGAAGGCCAAGGATCAGATATCGGGTGTGTCGACAACGAAACCCTCACCGCTGCTGCGGAATTCGATCAAGGTCCGCAGAGCTGGGGATGAGGTGGACACGGAGCCGGGGTTCTTCGAGGGTGATACCGTCGCCCATTGTGGGCCGACCCTCAAAGGGGAGTTCGCCCGCACCTTGAATCTGACCGATGTGCACACCGGGTGGGTGTTCACCCGCACGATGCGCAACAATGCCCACACCCATGTGCTGGCCGCGCTGCGTAAAGCTGTCATCGAGATTCCTTACGCGGTAACAGGTTTGGACTTTGACAACGGCACCGAGTTTCTCAACAAACCAGTGATTAACTGGGCCGGAGACAAAGGGATCTACTTCACCCGCTCGCGCCCGTACAAGAAGAACGACCAGGCCACTATCGAGTCGAAGAACAACCACCTGGTCCGCAAGTACGCGTTCTACTACCGCTACGACACGCCCGAAGAACGCGCTGTGCTCAACCGCCTATGGCGCCTGGTCAATGACCGGCTCAACTACCTGACTCCGACCATCAAACCCATCGGATACACCAGCACTGCCGACGGGCGCCGCCGACGCTGCTACGACGCCCCGCAAACGCCGCTGGACCGGCTGCTGGCCGCCCAGGTGCTCTCCCCGGCTCAGCGGGCCGAGTTGATCGCCTACCGTGACAGCCTCAACCCCGCGGAGATCGGCCGTGAGATCGCCGACCTGCAGAACCGGCTTGTCCTGCTAGCCAAGCAGAAAACCGAGCAGCTCTACCTGGCCAGCATCCGCACCGCCCTGCCCGACATCCGCAAAGGCGTCCGGATCAAGGCCAGCCGAACCGCCCCTCGGTTTCGCGGGCATTCTTATGTGAGGCATTGA